One Pseudomonas brassicacearum genomic region harbors:
- a CDS encoding SDR family oxidoreductase, which yields MHVFVTGATGWVGSAVVEDLLGAGYRVTGLARSEDKVARLAATGAKVVRGTLDDIEVLQAAALAADAVIHTAFNHDFSRFAENAEQDRRVIEALGSALQGSSRPLLVTSGLSGLSRGAVELEVASPASLRKSEAAARAVAEQGVRAATVRLAPSVHGMGDYGFIPILIRLARETGVSAYLGEGRNCWSGVHRLDAAKVYRLALEQGVTQSVYHAVADESVPFKAIAQMLGRHLGLPTASREREHFGWFARMAGADMAASSAHTRAVLGWTPNGPDLLTDLDQPGYYLG from the coding sequence ATGCACGTATTCGTTACCGGCGCCACCGGTTGGGTTGGGTCGGCAGTGGTCGAGGATTTGCTCGGCGCGGGCTACCGGGTCACCGGGTTGGCCCGTTCAGAGGACAAGGTCGCCAGGCTCGCAGCCACCGGCGCGAAGGTTGTGCGCGGGACCCTTGACGACATCGAGGTCTTGCAGGCGGCGGCGCTGGCGGCGGACGCGGTGATTCACACGGCGTTCAATCATGACTTTTCCAGGTTTGCCGAAAACGCCGAGCAGGATCGTCGCGTGATCGAGGCGCTAGGCAGCGCGCTGCAAGGGTCTAGCCGACCGCTGCTCGTCACCTCGGGTTTGTCCGGGCTGAGCCGTGGCGCAGTCGAACTTGAAGTGGCCAGTCCTGCCTCACTGCGCAAATCCGAAGCGGCCGCCCGGGCGGTGGCCGAGCAGGGCGTACGCGCGGCCACCGTGCGGTTGGCGCCTTCGGTCCATGGGATGGGCGACTATGGCTTTATCCCCATCCTGATTCGTCTGGCGCGCGAGACCGGTGTATCGGCTTACCTCGGTGAGGGGCGCAATTGCTGGTCAGGTGTGCATCGGTTGGATGCCGCGAAAGTCTACCGGCTGGCGCTCGAGCAAGGCGTGACGCAGTCCGTGTACCACGCGGTCGCTGATGAGTCGGTACCGTTCAAGGCCATTGCCCAGATGCTCGGTCGCCACCTGGGCTTGCCGACGGCGTCACGCGAGCGCGAGCACTTCGGCTGGTTCGCGCGCATGGCCGGTGCGGACATGGCGGCGTCCAGTGCGCACACGCGAGCAGTGTTAGGCTGGACGCCGAATGGTCCTGACCTGCTGACAGACCTGGACCAACCGGGTTACTACCTTGGGTGA
- a CDS encoding TRAP transporter small permease → MTKVVDLYFKLQKLLIVLCMIAMIVLVFGNVVLRYAFNSGISVSEELSRWFFVWMIFLGALVALKDRAHLGMDSLVKRLPPAGKRLCLVIGHLLMLYICWLIFIGSWQQAVINLDVVAPASGLSMALFYAAGLVFGASAAPILLYELYLAMFGKLGDDELVMVKDTDAAEVIAHNPIKSTRP, encoded by the coding sequence ATGACAAAAGTCGTCGATCTGTATTTCAAGCTGCAAAAGCTCCTGATCGTGCTGTGCATGATCGCAATGATCGTGCTGGTGTTCGGCAACGTGGTGCTGCGCTATGCCTTCAACTCCGGCATCAGCGTGTCGGAAGAACTGTCGCGCTGGTTCTTCGTCTGGATGATTTTTCTCGGCGCCCTGGTGGCGCTCAAGGACCGTGCGCACCTGGGGATGGACAGCCTGGTCAAGCGCTTGCCACCGGCCGGCAAGCGCCTCTGCCTGGTCATCGGGCACCTGCTGATGCTGTACATCTGCTGGTTGATCTTCATCGGCAGTTGGCAGCAGGCGGTGATCAACCTGGATGTGGTCGCGCCAGCCTCAGGGTTGTCGATGGCGCTGTTCTATGCCGCCGGCCTGGTGTTCGGCGCCAGCGCCGCGCCCATCCTGCTCTACGAACTCTATCTGGCGATGTTCGGCAAGCTCGGCGATGACGAGCTGGTCATGGTCAAGGACACCGACGCCGCCGAAGTGATCGCCCATAACCCCATCAAGAGTACCCGCCCATGA
- a CDS encoding VOC family protein: protein MSLAPFHLAIPVYDLAAARAFYADVFGLPEGRSSAQWVDFNFFGHQLVIHEQPKTASQESVLSNPVDGHDVPVPHFGVVLGWEAWEALAERLKSFGTPFVIEPYIRFQGQVGEQATMFLFDPCGNALEFKAFKDMSQLFAK, encoded by the coding sequence ATGAGTCTTGCTCCCTTTCACCTGGCTATTCCCGTTTATGACCTCGCGGCTGCCCGTGCTTTTTACGCTGATGTGTTCGGACTGCCAGAAGGTCGTTCCAGCGCGCAATGGGTCGATTTCAATTTCTTCGGTCATCAGTTGGTGATCCATGAACAGCCGAAGACGGCGTCGCAGGAAAGTGTCCTCAGCAATCCGGTAGACGGCCACGACGTGCCTGTCCCGCATTTTGGCGTGGTGCTGGGCTGGGAGGCGTGGGAGGCACTGGCCGAGCGTTTGAAATCCTTTGGCACACCGTTCGTGATCGAACCCTATATCCGCTTCCAGGGCCAGGTGGGCGAGCAGGCGACGATGTTTTTGTTCGACCCTTGCGGCAACGCGCTGGAGTTCAAGGCGTTCAAGGATATGAGCCAGTTGTTCGCGAAGTAA
- a CDS encoding transporter substrate-binding domain-containing protein — protein MKNITNTMTICGLLAFCGSVLAEPAPSHLDQVLQRGELQVCTTGDYKPYTYKAETGEYEGIDIDMARSLAASLGVKVQWVQTTWKNLMPDMQAGKCDIGMGGISVTLERQKKAFFSNTLDVDGKIPLVRCEDQSRYQTIEQINQPSVRLVEPAGGTNEAFVRAFLPKGQLNFHDNVTIFQELLDKKADVMITDASEALYQQKLKPGLCAVNPTRYLQYGEKAYLLPRDDTTWKMYVDQWLHLSKANGSYQKVIGQWLAVPSAQ, from the coding sequence ATGAAAAACATAACAAACACGATGACGATCTGCGGCCTGTTGGCGTTCTGCGGCAGCGTCCTGGCGGAGCCTGCGCCCTCGCACCTGGATCAGGTCCTGCAACGAGGCGAACTGCAGGTGTGCACCACGGGCGACTACAAGCCCTACACCTACAAAGCTGAAACAGGCGAATACGAAGGGATCGATATCGACATGGCCCGCTCGCTGGCCGCCAGCCTGGGCGTCAAGGTGCAATGGGTGCAGACCACCTGGAAAAATCTGATGCCGGACATGCAGGCAGGTAAGTGCGACATCGGCATGGGCGGGATTTCGGTGACGCTGGAACGTCAGAAGAAAGCGTTCTTTAGCAACACCCTGGACGTGGATGGCAAGATCCCGCTGGTTCGTTGCGAAGACCAGTCGCGCTATCAGACCATCGAGCAGATCAACCAACCTTCTGTGCGCCTGGTGGAGCCCGCCGGCGGCACCAACGAAGCCTTCGTGCGGGCCTTCCTGCCCAAGGGCCAACTCAACTTCCACGACAACGTGACCATCTTCCAGGAACTGCTGGACAAGAAAGCCGACGTGATGATTACCGATGCCTCGGAAGCGCTCTACCAGCAAAAACTCAAGCCGGGCCTGTGCGCCGTCAATCCGACCCGTTACCTGCAATATGGCGAGAAGGCCTACCTGCTGCCACGGGACGACACCACCTGGAAAATGTACGTTGACCAGTGGTTGCACCTGAGCAAGGCGAACGGCAGCTACCAGAAAGTCATTGGGCAGTGGCTGGCGGTTCCGAGCGCTCAATAA
- a CDS encoding response regulator, translated as MSLPPAIRVALVDDHSLVRDGIRALLSVMPQLNVVGEAENGAQAIEMVGRCQPDLLLVDISLKDMNGLELTRQLGKQYPSLKILILSMYDNYEYVSESVRSGASGYVLKNAPSREIIAAIEAIISGGTFYSAEIAQRLATDRNSDNELTPRESQVLYKMVQGLNNKEMARELNISVRTVETHRLSIRRKLNIDKPAALVKYAIDHGIISR; from the coding sequence ATGAGCCTGCCCCCTGCGATCCGCGTTGCGCTGGTCGACGATCACTCCCTGGTCCGCGATGGCATCAGGGCCCTGCTGTCTGTAATGCCTCAATTGAATGTGGTGGGCGAAGCCGAGAACGGCGCGCAGGCGATCGAGATGGTCGGTCGCTGCCAACCGGACCTGCTGCTGGTGGACATCAGCCTCAAGGACATGAACGGGCTTGAACTGACCCGGCAGTTGGGCAAGCAATACCCCAGCCTCAAGATCCTCATCCTGAGCATGTACGACAATTACGAGTACGTGAGCGAGTCCGTGCGATCCGGCGCCAGCGGCTATGTGCTCAAGAATGCCCCATCGCGGGAAATCATCGCGGCCATCGAAGCCATCATCAGCGGCGGTACCTTCTACAGCGCCGAGATCGCCCAGCGGCTCGCCACCGACCGGAACAGCGATAACGAACTGACGCCACGCGAAAGCCAGGTGCTGTACAAAATGGTCCAGGGCCTGAACAACAAGGAAATGGCCCGCGAACTGAACATCAGCGTGCGAACCGTCGAAACCCACCGCCTGAGCATCCGCCGCAAGCTGAACATCGACAAACCCGCGGCGCTGGTGAAATACGCGATCGACCACGGGATCATTTCGCGCTGA
- a CDS encoding arabinose transporter → MTHKHAQPAASAAPTAASINPVLKLLPLVLTVFIGFLTIGMQLPVLPLHLHDTLGMGTLVIGLVVGAQFAAALLSRSWAGNFADIRGTQRAVIVGLVTAACSGLVYLVSLAFVGMPLVSVWLLVLGRVILAMGESLIVTGALGWGIGLVGPQHAGKVMAWNGIAMYGAFALGAPAGVFMNGLWGFMGIAVATVFIPLLALVIVAKVRVIAPTATRRTPFYKVLGSVWAPGMGLAFCSVGFGVITAFIALLFASKGWGNSSLAFTAFGLAFIGARLLFGHLPDKLGGAQVALVCVVIEAVGLLLIWGADTALIAYLGTALTGFGYSLAFPGFGVEAVKRVPAQTRGLAMGAYVAFLDISLGITSPLAGVLASAWGIEAVYLGGAVAVALSFGMALLLLMGQANAKRSVQVQYKS, encoded by the coding sequence ATGACTCACAAACACGCTCAACCTGCTGCTTCGGCGGCCCCGACAGCCGCCAGCATCAACCCGGTGTTGAAACTGCTGCCACTGGTCCTGACGGTGTTCATCGGCTTCCTGACGATTGGCATGCAACTGCCGGTCTTGCCCCTGCATCTGCACGACACGTTAGGCATGGGGACGCTCGTGATAGGGCTGGTGGTGGGCGCGCAGTTTGCCGCAGCGCTGCTGTCGCGTTCCTGGGCCGGCAACTTTGCTGACATACGCGGCACCCAGCGCGCGGTCATCGTCGGCCTGGTAACGGCGGCCTGTTCCGGCCTGGTTTACCTGGTTTCCCTGGCGTTCGTCGGCATGCCGCTGGTTTCAGTCTGGCTACTGGTCCTGGGCCGCGTCATCCTGGCTATGGGCGAAAGCCTGATCGTCACCGGCGCGCTGGGTTGGGGCATTGGCTTGGTCGGACCGCAGCATGCGGGCAAGGTCATGGCCTGGAATGGCATCGCCATGTACGGCGCCTTTGCGTTGGGTGCGCCGGCTGGCGTATTCATGAATGGGCTGTGGGGATTCATGGGCATCGCCGTGGCTACGGTGTTCATTCCATTGCTGGCACTGGTGATCGTCGCCAAGGTCAGGGTTATCGCCCCCACGGCGACCCGGCGCACGCCCTTCTACAAAGTACTGGGTAGTGTCTGGGCCCCTGGCATGGGGCTGGCGTTCTGCAGCGTCGGGTTCGGGGTTATTACTGCGTTCATCGCGCTGTTATTTGCCAGCAAAGGCTGGGGTAACTCCTCGCTGGCGTTCACCGCGTTCGGCCTGGCGTTCATTGGGGCTCGCCTCCTGTTTGGGCATCTTCCGGACAAGCTCGGTGGCGCGCAGGTGGCGTTGGTCTGTGTGGTCATCGAGGCTGTCGGCCTGCTGTTGATCTGGGGAGCCGATACCGCGCTCATCGCGTATCTGGGCACGGCGTTGACCGGGTTCGGCTATTCGCTGGCCTTCCCGGGCTTTGGGGTGGAAGCGGTAAAGCGTGTTCCGGCGCAAACCCGCGGCCTGGCCATGGGCGCCTATGTGGCATTCCTTGATATTTCCCTGGGCATCACCAGTCCGCTGGCCGGCGTATTGGCGAGTGCCTGGGGGATCGAGGCGGTTTACCTGGGCGGCGCCGTGGCTGTCGCACTGTCCTTTGGCATGGCTTTGCTGCTGTTGATGGGGCAGGCCAATGCAAAGCGGTCGGTACAAGTTCAATACAAATCCTGA
- a CDS encoding TetR family transcriptional regulator, translated as MSERPSPQISSRKQPKQARSAELVAAVLEAAVQVLATHGAPRFTVARVAERAGVSVGSVYQYFPNKAAILFRLQSDEWQQTSAMLRTILEDNAKPPFERLRALVQAFIQSECDEAQIRIALNDAAPLYRDAPEHQMARTSVQQSVDAFMLQVLPDSCEHTRVLAGDLIITTLSSVGKRFSATPRSDEQIQTYADAMADMFCGYLKSLQQKAPETTLG; from the coding sequence ATGTCCGAGCGCCCAAGCCCACAGATTTCCTCGCGCAAACAGCCAAAACAGGCGCGCTCCGCCGAGCTCGTGGCAGCGGTCCTGGAAGCGGCTGTTCAGGTTTTGGCGACCCACGGCGCCCCTCGCTTCACCGTGGCCCGCGTCGCCGAGCGAGCGGGCGTCAGCGTCGGCTCGGTGTACCAATACTTTCCGAACAAAGCGGCCATCCTGTTCCGGCTGCAGAGTGATGAGTGGCAACAAACCAGCGCGATGCTGCGCACGATTCTTGAAGACAACGCCAAGCCGCCCTTCGAGCGGTTGAGGGCGCTGGTGCAGGCGTTCATCCAATCCGAATGCGACGAGGCGCAGATACGCATCGCCCTCAACGACGCCGCCCCTCTCTACCGTGACGCCCCTGAGCACCAGATGGCGCGAACGTCGGTGCAGCAGTCGGTGGACGCTTTCATGCTGCAAGTGCTACCGGATAGTTGCGAGCATACCCGCGTCCTGGCCGGCGACCTGATCATCACGACGCTCAGTTCCGTAGGTAAGCGATTTTCGGCGACGCCTCGCTCCGACGAGCAAATCCAGACCTACGCCGATGCCATGGCCGATATGTTTTGCGGCTACCTGAAGAGTCTGCAGCAAAAAGCCCCCGAGACCACCCTAGGCTGA
- the wecB gene encoding non-hydrolyzing UDP-N-acetylglucosamine 2-epimerase: protein MAIQVPRIKILSIFGTRPEAIKMAPLVKALAAEPGIESLICVTGQHQSMLKQVLDLFDLKADFTLDVMTPHQTLNSLTAALYSAIDPVLEQTRPDRVLVHGDTTSAMVASMAAFHRRIPVGHVEAGLRTGDIYSPWPEEMNRRCIDLSADLLFAPTGQSRDNLLGERLQGRCLVTGNTVIDALQLTAQRINEDAQLRGELDQQFPFLQTGRKLLLVTGHRRENFGEGFLDICKALRHLAQRTDIQIVYPVHLNPNVLGPVTEQLGDLLNVHLINPLDYLAFVRLMQHAHVILTDSGGVQEEAPSLGKPVLVMRDVTERPEAVAAGTVRLVGTSPASIIAGVNALFDDEALWRRTSQAVNPYGDGKASQRIVDTLMRRPVDDFVVGQVQPTHEPLHTPLSEPRELLADFTS from the coding sequence ATCGCTATTCAAGTCCCACGGATCAAGATCCTGTCGATCTTCGGCACCCGTCCCGAAGCCATCAAGATGGCCCCCCTGGTCAAGGCCCTCGCCGCCGAACCCGGCATCGAGTCGCTGATCTGCGTCACCGGCCAGCATCAAAGCATGCTCAAGCAAGTGCTGGATCTGTTCGATCTCAAGGCCGATTTCACCCTTGACGTGATGACCCCGCACCAGACCCTCAACTCCCTGACTGCCGCCCTCTATAGCGCCATCGACCCGGTCCTGGAACAGACCCGGCCGGATCGGGTGTTGGTCCATGGCGACACCACCTCAGCCATGGTGGCTTCGATGGCCGCCTTCCACCGGCGTATTCCCGTGGGCCATGTCGAAGCCGGGCTGCGCACCGGTGACATCTACAGTCCGTGGCCGGAAGAAATGAACCGTCGTTGCATCGATCTCAGTGCCGACCTGTTGTTTGCCCCTACCGGACAATCCCGCGACAACCTGCTGGGCGAACGCCTGCAGGGCCGCTGCCTGGTGACGGGCAACACCGTCATCGACGCCCTGCAACTGACTGCCCAGCGCATCAATGAGGATGCACAGTTGCGTGGCGAACTGGACCAACAGTTCCCGTTCCTGCAAACCGGGCGCAAGCTGTTGCTGGTGACCGGTCATCGCCGGGAAAACTTCGGCGAGGGCTTCCTGGACATCTGCAAAGCCTTGCGTCATCTGGCCCAGCGTACTGACATCCAGATCGTCTACCCGGTGCATCTCAATCCCAACGTGCTGGGGCCGGTGACCGAACAACTGGGTGACCTGCTCAACGTGCACTTGATCAACCCCCTGGATTACCTGGCGTTCGTGCGCCTGATGCAACACGCCCACGTCATCCTCACGGACTCCGGCGGTGTGCAGGAAGAAGCGCCGTCCCTGGGTAAACCGGTGCTGGTGATGCGCGACGTCACCGAACGCCCCGAAGCCGTGGCCGCCGGTACCGTGCGCCTGGTTGGCACGTCCCCGGCCTCAATCATTGCCGGCGTGAACGCGCTGTTCGACGACGAGGCCTTGTGGCGTCGTACCTCACAGGCGGTCAACCCCTATGGCGATGGCAAGGCCAGCCAACGCATCGTCGATACCCTGATGAGGCGCCCGGTCGACGATTTTGTCGTGGGCCAGGTGCAACCGACTCACGAGCCGTTACACACGCCGCTGTCCGAGCCACGCGAGTTGCTCGCCGATTTCACCTCATAA
- a CDS encoding TRAP transporter substrate-binding protein, with translation MRKLMKTLLAGACATGLLLGSVASHADEIRERTLRFAFQNVKEHPQGQGAQKFADLLSAKSGGKIKVRLFPGGTLGGDVQTVSALQGGTLDLTVLNSGILAAQAPDYAMLDFPFLFNNAEEAHAVIDGPVGQKLAAQLDSKGLVGLGYWDLGFRSLTNSKHPVTKLEDMQGLKIRVIQSPIYLETFSALGANPVPMAFPEVYTGLEQHTIDGQENPFTVIEGNKFYEVQKYLSVTGHIFNPQSLIISQKTWNRLNDDEKTMIREAAAEAQKFQREVTAASMDKAKATLAGAMTVNEITPAEKDRFRERVQPVIDKFAKSLDGNLVKMMYDEIAKVRAAQ, from the coding sequence ATGCGAAAACTGATGAAAACCCTGTTGGCCGGGGCATGCGCAACGGGGTTGTTGCTGGGCAGCGTGGCGAGCCACGCGGACGAGATTCGCGAACGCACCCTGCGATTCGCGTTCCAGAACGTCAAGGAACATCCGCAAGGGCAGGGCGCGCAGAAGTTCGCCGACCTGCTCAGCGCGAAGAGCGGTGGCAAGATCAAGGTGCGTCTGTTCCCTGGCGGCACCTTGGGCGGCGACGTGCAGACCGTGTCGGCCTTGCAGGGCGGCACGCTGGACCTGACCGTGCTCAACTCCGGCATCCTGGCGGCCCAGGCACCGGACTATGCCATGCTCGATTTCCCCTTCCTGTTCAATAACGCCGAAGAAGCCCATGCGGTGATCGATGGACCGGTCGGCCAGAAACTGGCCGCGCAGTTGGACAGCAAAGGCCTGGTGGGCCTGGGCTATTGGGACCTGGGTTTCCGCAGCCTGACCAACAGCAAGCATCCCGTGACCAAGCTCGAAGACATGCAGGGCTTGAAAATTCGCGTCATCCAGTCGCCGATCTACCTGGAAACCTTCTCCGCCCTGGGAGCCAACCCTGTGCCGATGGCTTTCCCCGAGGTCTATACCGGCCTCGAACAGCACACCATCGATGGTCAGGAAAACCCATTCACGGTGATCGAGGGCAATAAGTTCTATGAGGTGCAGAAGTACCTCTCCGTGACCGGGCATATTTTCAATCCGCAGTCGTTGATCATCAGCCAGAAGACCTGGAATCGCCTCAATGACGATGAAAAGACGATGATTCGCGAGGCGGCGGCCGAAGCACAAAAATTCCAGCGGGAAGTCACCGCCGCGAGCATGGATAAGGCGAAAGCGACGCTGGCTGGCGCGATGACTGTGAACGAAATCACCCCGGCCGAGAAAGATCGCTTTCGCGAGCGCGTGCAACCGGTGATCGACAAGTTCGCCAAATCCCTGGATGGCAACCTGGTGAAGATGATGTACGACGAAATCGCCAAGGTGCGCGCGGCGCAGTGA
- a CDS encoding cache domain-containing protein, whose product MLLKHKIVALGILPLVLAIAVICALVISLNRQLGDQQAQLIEDSILASKRAELKNYVEMAQSLIAPLYNDGLGDERAQQQVLEELRKLSFGINGYFFVYDRQGRSLMHARQSELVGQYLWDMKDPHGLPVIQALIKSAESGEGFQRYAWNKPSSGQVTDKLAYVVMLDRWGWMLGTGIYLEDVERATQQARDEVAQGIHTTMLAIAAVALVAVLLVFAGGMTLNVSEHRLADKKLQRLNQRIVSLQEEERSRVSRELHDGISQLLVSIKFQFELASHVLENGQENGLGILKNATDRLGEAIGEIRSISHDLRSSLLDTLGLPAAIGQLATEFQQRSGLEVSYRSNEFDCRLENGAPVSLFRIAQEALTNIERHAGAKSVGITLFGSSQSLRLTVVDDGMGFNVPQVERGHAGIGLRNIRERVEHFGGRLELTSVPGRSELDILLPMNLSATES is encoded by the coding sequence ATGCTGCTCAAACACAAAATCGTCGCCCTCGGTATTTTGCCTCTGGTCCTGGCGATTGCTGTCATCTGCGCCCTGGTGATCTCCCTGAACCGACAATTGGGCGATCAACAGGCGCAATTGATCGAAGACAGCATCCTGGCAAGCAAGCGCGCCGAGTTGAAAAACTACGTCGAGATGGCACAGAGCCTGATCGCCCCGCTGTATAACGACGGCTTGGGTGACGAACGTGCGCAGCAGCAGGTCCTGGAGGAACTGCGCAAGCTCAGCTTCGGCATCAACGGCTACTTTTTCGTGTACGACCGCCAGGGCCGCAGCCTGATGCACGCTCGTCAGTCGGAACTGGTGGGGCAGTACCTCTGGGACATGAAGGATCCCCACGGCTTGCCCGTCATCCAGGCGCTGATCAAAAGCGCCGAGTCGGGCGAAGGTTTCCAGCGTTATGCCTGGAACAAGCCCTCCTCCGGCCAGGTCACCGACAAGCTGGCCTACGTGGTGATGCTGGATCGCTGGGGCTGGATGCTGGGCACCGGGATTTACCTGGAGGATGTCGAACGCGCCACCCAGCAGGCCCGCGACGAGGTGGCCCAGGGCATCCACACCACCATGCTGGCCATCGCCGCCGTCGCCTTGGTGGCGGTCCTGCTTGTGTTTGCCGGCGGCATGACCCTCAACGTCAGCGAACATCGCCTGGCCGACAAGAAGCTGCAGCGGTTGAACCAGCGCATTGTCAGCTTGCAGGAAGAAGAGCGCTCGCGGGTGTCTCGCGAGCTTCACGACGGCATCAGCCAGTTGTTGGTGTCGATCAAATTCCAGTTCGAATTGGCCAGTCATGTGCTGGAAAACGGCCAGGAAAACGGCTTGGGCATCTTGAAGAATGCGACTGATCGGCTGGGAGAAGCCATCGGCGAGATCCGCAGCATTTCCCACGATTTGCGCTCGTCCCTGCTCGACACGCTGGGCCTGCCTGCCGCCATCGGTCAGCTCGCGACTGAGTTCCAGCAACGCAGCGGACTCGAGGTGTCCTACAGAAGTAATGAGTTCGATTGCCGGCTGGAAAACGGCGCGCCCGTTTCACTGTTTCGCATTGCCCAGGAAGCCCTGACCAATATCGAGCGTCACGCCGGGGCGAAAAGCGTCGGCATCACCTTGTTTGGCTCCAGCCAGTCCTTGCGCCTGACGGTGGTGGATGACGGGATGGGGTTCAACGTGCCGCAGGTCGAACGCGGCCATGCCGGCATCGGCCTGCGCAACATCCGCGAACGCGTCGAGCATTTCGGTGGACGGCTGGAACTGACGTCGGTGCCGGGACGAAGCGAACTGGACATCCTGCTGCCCATGAACCTGTCGGCGACAGAAAGCTGA
- a CDS encoding TRAP transporter large permease subunit: MTLVIFLGSLMGSMALGMPIAFALLVVSVALMFYLDLFDAQIIAQNLLNGADSFPLMAVPFFMLAGEVMNVGGLSKRIVNIAMALVGHKRGGLGYVAIIASCLLASLSGSAVADAAALAALLVPMMVLAGHNRGRSAGLIAAGSIIAPVIPPSIGFIVFGVASGVSISKLFLAGIVPGLMLGASLAVAWWYISRSENVETPPKRSRAEVLRTLLDGSWAMGLPLIIILGLKFGIFTPTEAAVVAAVYSLFVSLVIYREMKVSQLYEVILSSAKTTSVVMLLVAAAMVSSWLVTIADLPGQLAELLQPFMDNQTLLLLVMMVLIILVGTVMDMTPTILILTPVLMPAVIQAGIDPVYFGVLFLINTAIGLITPPVGTVLNVVCGVAKLDFEEIVRGVWPFMLAQFVVLFLLVLFPQLVLGPLKFFTG, translated from the coding sequence ATGACACTGGTTATTTTCCTCGGGTCGTTGATGGGCAGCATGGCGCTGGGTATGCCCATTGCGTTTGCCTTGCTGGTGGTCAGCGTGGCCTTGATGTTTTATCTGGATCTGTTCGACGCGCAAATCATTGCCCAGAACCTGCTCAACGGCGCCGACAGCTTCCCTCTGATGGCGGTGCCGTTCTTCATGTTGGCCGGCGAAGTGATGAATGTCGGCGGCCTGTCCAAACGCATCGTCAACATCGCCATGGCGCTGGTGGGGCATAAGCGCGGTGGTCTCGGTTATGTGGCAATCATTGCTTCCTGCCTGTTGGCGTCGCTCTCCGGCTCGGCCGTGGCGGATGCGGCGGCACTGGCGGCGTTGCTGGTGCCGATGATGGTGCTGGCCGGGCATAACCGGGGACGCTCGGCTGGACTGATCGCCGCCGGTAGCATCATCGCGCCGGTCATTCCGCCAAGCATTGGCTTCATTGTGTTTGGCGTGGCCTCTGGCGTGTCGATTTCCAAGCTGTTCCTGGCCGGCATCGTGCCCGGGTTGATGCTTGGGGCTTCGCTGGCCGTGGCCTGGTGGTACATCTCTCGCAGCGAGAATGTCGAGACACCGCCCAAGCGCTCCCGTGCCGAAGTGCTGCGCACGTTGCTCGACGGCAGTTGGGCGATGGGTCTGCCGTTGATCATTATCCTGGGCCTCAAATTCGGCATCTTCACCCCCACGGAAGCCGCGGTGGTCGCGGCAGTCTATTCGCTATTCGTGTCCCTGGTGATCTACCGGGAAATGAAAGTCAGCCAGCTGTACGAAGTGATCCTGTCCTCGGCCAAGACCACCTCGGTGGTGATGCTGCTGGTGGCGGCGGCCATGGTTTCATCATGGCTGGTGACCATCGCCGACCTGCCGGGCCAGCTGGCGGAGCTGCTGCAACCCTTCATGGACAACCAGACCCTTTTGCTGCTGGTGATGATGGTGCTGATCATCCTGGTGGGAACGGTGATGGACATGACCCCGACCATTCTGATTCTCACCCCGGTGCTGATGCCGGCGGTCATCCAGGCGGGGATCGACCCGGTGTATTTCGGCGTGCTGTTTCTGATCAACACGGCCATCGGCCTGATTACGCCGCCGGTGGGCACGGTACTCAATGTGGTGTGTGGGGTGGCGAAGCTGGATTTCGAGGAAATCGTCCGTGGTGTGTGGCCGTTCATGCTCGCGCAGTTTGTGGTGCTGTTCCTGCTGGTGTTGTTCCCTCAGCTTGTCCTGGGGCCGTTGAAATTCTTCACCGGATAA